A window of Mycobacterium bourgelatii genomic DNA:
GTGCCCAATCCAGCATCTGCTCAGGAGAGGCGGCCTGACCGATCGCCGACAGCGCCAGGGCCGGCATGACGATTGCCAGCCCGATTCCGGCGCAGCCCCAGAACAACTCCTCCATGAACATGGGCAGGGACAGGCCGGTCGGGTCGCCGATCAAATCGCGGTAGAACAGCGGACTGTAGAAGCCGCGTTGGGCCGCCTCCTCCAGCACGGGCCAGGGGAACTCTTGCTGTTGGTCGTAGTGAAGGGCGACCGGACGGATGCACTCCTCGGCGAATTCGTGCGTGCGCCGGGCCAGATCATGTTGTGCTGCCGTGGGTGTGAGATCGAACGTCATGGGATGCGCCTTCTGGGGTCGACGGATAATCGGGGTCTACCCCGTGCTTTGGCGCAACAAACTGCGCGACCCACCGGCGCTCTTTCACGCCGCCGATCGCGGGTCCAGTTGAGAGGTGGGCAGATGCAACACCACCGCCGGTGTCGCGGTCGCGGCACTTTCGCAGCGGGACAGTAGGGCCGCGTTCTCGGGCAGTTGCCGCGGATTGATCTCGCCTGCCGCAATTCGCCTCAATACGTCGTGGGCGCGGGCCAGCTGCTCGCGTTTGCGGTACTGGCCGCCGGGCAGCTTGATGGCGGCCCACACCCCGTATTCCTCCCGGTGGCTAAGCGCTCGTTGTGCGCATAGACGCTGCTGCGCCAGCGGGCACCGCCGTAGGCATTGGATCCGGGCTTCGGTGGCGGACCGCTCGTACGCACGTGCCTTGGCCGCCCCGTCAGCGTTGTCGTCATCGGGGTAGCCGAACCACAGTTCCGGGTTGGATGCGCAGGGGAGGGACATAGCGGTATCTCCTTCTCGGGCCGAAACGTAGGCAGAATCGTATACACAGAGCAGAACCCGTGCAAGCGAAACGTGACAAAAACGTATATACGCGGCACTGTCGGGGCGGCTGTGTACTATCCGCGTTTATGGCCGGAGCTTGCGGTGAGCCGTGAATCGGCCGGCGCAGCCATCCGCGCCCTCCGTGAATCGCGCGACTGGTCCTTGGCCGACTTTGCGGCGGCAACCGGTGTCAGCATCATGGGACTGAGCTATCTCGAACGTGGTATCCGAAAGCCTCACAAAAGCACTGTTCAAAGGGTTGAAAATGGGCTGGGCCTACCGCCGGGGACCTACTCCCGCCTGCTGGTTGCCGCCGATCCGGACGTCGAGCTGGCTCGCCTGCTCGCAGCTCAGCCGTCCGTCGAGTTGCCGGACCGTCGTCCCGGCACCGTCGTTGTCGAGCGCCACGACGACACTGAAATGTTCGAAAAGTACGCCGAAGCCCAGCTTGAGACCTTGCGGTCTGTCATCGATCGGCTGCCACCGAAAACATCAAACGAATATGAGACGTATATTCTCTCCGTGATCGCGCAGTGCGTAAAAGCGGAGATGCTTGCCGCCAGTTCGTGGAGGGTTGCCGTCAACGCCGGCGCCGCCTCGAGCGCTCGGCTCATGGAGCACTTGCAGGCACTCGAAGCGATACGCAGCTCGCTGCTGGAGCGAATGCCCACCAGCCTGGGCGCTCGGTTCGATCGCGCCTGCGCTCGGTCACCGCTGCCCGAGACCGTCGTCGCGGCGCTGGTCGGGGTCGCCGTAGACGAATTGTGGGATATGCGGAACCGAGGTGTCATTCCACCGGGGGCGCTCCCCCGGGTGCGCGCCTTCATCGAAGCGATGGATGCCAACGAGTCCGACGAGGAGTTTGGTGAGTCAGGTTGAAATCGAGGCGTTGAGCCGTGCGCATCAACTCTTCACCGGAGTTGGTCCGAGCCTAAAGTTGGATGCGGGCATCGCGCCCTACCACGACTTGTTCGGGCACACAGCGGGGATCAGCGTGGGTGGGGGTCGCTATCAGGCTGCGGCGCAACAGGGTCGGGCTGCGATGCACTCTGCGGCACGCACCGACGCCGAGCTTTCAGCCATTATCAATGCCGCCCGCGGCGACCATGCGCACGCCCATGACCTGACCGCCGGCGTGGTGCACCAGGCGCGCGTGGACGCCGTCTCTGCCGCGACGCCGCTGGCGCACCGGGAGGCGCTGCGGAGGCGAGTGGCGCGATTGCGTGCTCAGCGCGCGCACGTATTGGCCGCGCAGTCGCAGGCACGGCGACACCGGGAGGCGTTGCGTGCGTTGCGTTACCGAATGTCGCATCACCGCCGCAGTGGCGGCACTCCCTCCGGCCGTGCGGCGGTCGCGGTGCGCGCGGCGCTATCGCGGCTGGGCCGGCCCTACGTGTGGGGTGCAACGGGACCCGACCAATTCGACTGCTCGGGGCTGGTTCAGTGGGCTTACGC
This region includes:
- a CDS encoding WhiB family transcriptional regulator, with the translated sequence MSLPCASNPELWFGYPDDDNADGAAKARAYERSATEARIQCLRRCPLAQQRLCAQRALSHREEYGVWAAIKLPGGQYRKREQLARAHDVLRRIAAGEINPRQLPENAALLSRCESAATATPAVVLHLPTSQLDPRSAA
- a CDS encoding helix-turn-helix domain-containing protein produces the protein MSRESAGAAIRALRESRDWSLADFAAATGVSIMGLSYLERGIRKPHKSTVQRVENGLGLPPGTYSRLLVAADPDVELARLLAAQPSVELPDRRPGTVVVERHDDTEMFEKYAEAQLETLRSVIDRLPPKTSNEYETYILSVIAQCVKAEMLAASSWRVAVNAGAASSARLMEHLQALEAIRSSLLERMPTSLGARFDRACARSPLPETVVAALVGVAVDELWDMRNRGVIPPGALPRVRAFIEAMDANESDEEFGESG
- a CDS encoding C40 family peptidase produces the protein MSQVEIEALSRAHQLFTGVGPSLKLDAGIAPYHDLFGHTAGISVGGGRYQAAAQQGRAAMHSAARTDAELSAIINAARGDHAHAHDLTAGVVHQARVDAVSAATPLAHREALRRRVARLRAQRAHVLAAQSQARRHREALRALRYRMSHHRRSGGTPSGRAAVAVRAALSRLGRPYVWGATGPDQFDCSGLVQWAYAQAGVHLDRTTYQQINDGIPIPRAQVRPGDLVFPHAGHVQLALGNNLVVEAPYSGASVRISRLGSNVQIRRPV